ATGGGCTGAGTTATTGCCGGGGAACGACGGGTTTACCATCGACTTCTCAATTGATTTTGACCACCCAGCAATGGAAGGTCGTAATCAATCTATCTCAATGAATTTTTCAGCTGATAGCTTTGTAAAAGACATTAGTCGTGCCAGAACGTTTGGCTTTATGCGAGACATCGAGTATTTGCAATCGAAGAACTTAGCCCTAGGTGGCAGTTTAGAAAATGCAGTAGTGCTAGATGAATATCGTATTCTTAACGAAGATGGTCTTCGTTATGACGACGAGTTTGTTAAGCATAAGCTGTTAGATGCAGTGGGCGATTTGTACATGGCGGGACTACCCATCCTAGGTCATTTACGTGCTCACAAATCAGGTCATGCGCTAAATAATAACTTAGTGCGTGCAATGCTTGAGCAACAACATGCTTGGGAAATTGTCACTTTCGAAGACAAAGCCGAAGCTCCAGCTGCATACCAACAACCGGTATTCAGTTTCTAAATAAAAATATTGTCGGCGCTGACTACCTCTCTCCGCTCAGCGCCGCTAATTTTTCTAGCTTTTCCCTCAGTTCATCCGGTACGTGTTTCGCTAATTCTGTGATATGTTTGGCTGCTTGAGTGCTTAGCTGGCGTTTTCCAGTGCTTTTTTCCTCAGCTTCTGGTTTAATGTTTTTCAATTCGGGATTTATTTTAAGTTCCAAACTGACAACCCCTGGTATGGCTTTACGAAGCTCACTTAACAGATCGAAACGAAACTGTTTTAAGCGAGTTAACCAAGCTGAACTAGGCGCCTCGATAATAGCGACTCCTTGACGCATATTAACGATACGGCATTGCTGTAGTTTGTAGCGTGCCAAAATTTCACCACCCAGTTGTTGTAACTGAACGCGTTGCTGCAGTGGTTGTTCGATTTTTGCGAACTGTTTCTGATGAAATAAGCGCTCTATCGAAATGGGTTGGTGCTGTCGTTTGGACATAAGTTTAATAGTTAGGTATGAAATTAACTTTAGTATACGCCCATAAAGGCGAGACAAGAACTGTTCGTTTAAATCCGCTACGTTTAGCGTGGTTTGCGTTTTTGTTGGTGTCACTTGTTTGCAGTATCGCCTTGTGGGGGGTACAGCAGTATCAAAACTTGGCCAAGCAGCAAACTCAGCTGTTATCGCAGTTGGATAGC
The window above is part of the Agarivorans sp. Alg241-V36 genome. Proteins encoded here:
- the lpxC gene encoding UDP-3-O-acyl-N-acetylglucosamine deacetylase; translation: MLKQRTLEKSVQATGIGLHSGHKVTMVLRPAPANTGILFNRTDLDPVVTIPAKAELVRDTMLCTCLIDDAGNRISTVEHLMAAVAALGLDNLIIDVDAPELPVMDGSSSPFVFLLQSAGIEEQAAAKKFIRIKQPIRVEHEDKWAELLPGNDGFTIDFSIDFDHPAMEGRNQSISMNFSADSFVKDISRARTFGFMRDIEYLQSKNLALGGSLENAVVLDEYRILNEDGLRYDDEFVKHKLLDAVGDLYMAGLPILGHLRAHKSGHALNNNLVRAMLEQQHAWEIVTFEDKAEAPAAYQQPVFSF
- a CDS encoding DUF721 domain-containing protein, translated to MSKRQHQPISIERLFHQKQFAKIEQPLQQRVQLQQLGGEILARYKLQQCRIVNMRQGVAIIEAPSSAWLTRLKQFRFDLLSELRKAIPGVVSLELKINPELKNIKPEAEEKSTGKRQLSTQAAKHITELAKHVPDELREKLEKLAALSGER